Proteins from one Salmo salar chromosome ssa07, Ssal_v3.1, whole genome shotgun sequence genomic window:
- the LOC106609058 gene encoding 40S ribosomal protein S4 — protein MARGPKKHLKRVAAPKHWMLDKLTGVFAPRPSTGPHKLRECLPLIIFLRNRLKYALTGDEVKKICMQRFIKIDGKVRTDVTYPAGFMDVISIEKTGEHFRLIYDVKGRFTVHRITAEEAQYKLCKVKKNLIGTKGVPHLVTHDARTIRYPDPLIKVNDTVRIDLATGKITEHIKFDTGNLCMVTGGANLGRIGIITNRERHPGSFDVVHVKDSAGNIFATRLGNIFIIGKGNKPWVSLPRGKGIRLTIAEERDKRIAAKAGSS, from the exons ATG GCACGAGGACCGAAGAAGCACCTGAAGCGCGTTGCAGCGCCCAAGCATTGGATGCTTGACAAGCTCACCGGAGTGTTC GCGCCTCGTCCCTCCACCGGTCCCCACAAGCTGAGGGAGTGCCTGCCCCTCATCATCTTCCTCAGGAACCGTCTGAAGTACGCCCTGACCGGAGACGAGGTCAAAAAGATTTGCATGCAGAGGTTCATCAAGATCGATGGCAAGGTCCGCACCGACGTCACCTACCCCGCTGGCTTCATGG ATGTGATCAGCATTGAGAAAACTGGAGAGCATTTCCGTCTGATCTATGACGTGAAGGGACGTTTCACAGTTCACCGCATTACCGCTGAGGAGGCCCAG TACAAACTGTGCAAGGTGAAGAAGAACCTCATCGGCACCAAAGGAGTCCCCCACCTGGTGACCCACGACGCACGCACCATCCGCTACCCCGACCCTCTCATcaaagtcaatgacacagtccGCATCGACCTCGCCACTGGCAAGATCACGGAACACATCAAGTTCGACACAG gtaacCTGTGCATGGTGACCGGTGGTGCCAATTTGGGGCGTATTGGTATCATCACCAACAGGGAGAGGCATCCCGGCTCGTTTGACGTTGTGCACGTCAAGGATAGTGCTGGAAACATCTTCGCCACCAGGCTTGGAAACATCTTCATCATTGGCAAG GGCAACAAGCCGTGGGTGTCCCTGCCCCGTGGAAAGGGTATTCGTCTCACCATCGctgaggagagagacaagagaatCGCTGCCAAGGCCGGCAGCAGCTAA
- the LOC106609035 gene encoding cbp/p300-interacting transactivator 1-like codes for MTSLLFSSPTHVVMKDRELPSSSLTLLHYPGTAVPVKTPGGGPLPPSSTTLHTSTSPSLSKPQPFCLQTLQTGPHLLASMQLQKLNSHYQSLAGGIGGGVASGPTSVPQRGFGASTLGSAGQLVGGTPGGVGGRNQGCGGIIDSDPVDEEVLMSLVVELGLDQANELPELWLGQNEFDFIADVPAGC; via the coding sequence ATGACCTCGCTGCTGTTCTCCAGCCCCACCCACGTTGTCATGAAGGATCGCGAACTGCCGTcatcctccctcaccctcctccaCTACCCCGGGACGGCAGTACCTGTCAAGACACCCGGGGGTGGCCCattacccccctcctccaccaccctccacacctccacctctccatccctctccaaaCCCCAGCCATTCTGCCTGCAGACCCTCCAGACCGGCCCTCACCTCCTCGCCAGCATGCAGCTCCAGAAACTCAACTCCCACTACCAGAGTCTGGCTGGAGGTATAGGTGGCGGCGTAGCCTCTGGGCCCACCTCAGTACCTCAGAGGGGGTTTGGGGCCTCAACGCTGGGCTCAGCGGGGCAGCTGGTGGGGGGTACCCCTGGGGGTGTTGGAGGGAGGAATCAGGGCTGTGGGGGGATTATTGACTCTGACCCGGTGGACGAGGAGGTTCTGATGTCGTTGGTCGTAGAGCTGGGGTTGGACCAGGCTAACGAGCTGCCTGAACTCTGGCTAGGACAGAACGAGTTTGACTTCATAGCGGATGTACCTGCCGGATGCTGA